The following are encoded in a window of Sutcliffiella horikoshii genomic DNA:
- the mecA gene encoding adaptor protein MecA: MEIERINDHTVKFYISYGDIEERGFDREEIWYNRERSEELFWEMMDEAHDEEDFMVEGPLWIQVQALDKGLEVIVTRAQLSKDGKNFEVPVSEDKRIDIPVDERIEALLDQHFNSPAKTDEAKDDKLDEEKDLLQFMVRFRDLEYIISASHRLQHLENLSNNLYFYEKSYYLYVDFSSEHYTDEEIDNVLSVLLEYGEESAISIHRLQEYGSEVAKDDAMKEMTKHFPLK; encoded by the coding sequence ATGGAAATAGAACGTATTAATGATCATACGGTAAAGTTTTATATTTCATATGGTGATATAGAGGAACGTGGATTTGACCGCGAAGAGATCTGGTATAACCGTGAGCGCAGTGAAGAACTATTCTGGGAAATGATGGATGAAGCCCATGATGAAGAAGACTTCATGGTGGAAGGCCCGCTTTGGATACAAGTTCAGGCCCTTGATAAGGGATTGGAGGTCATTGTCACACGTGCGCAGTTGTCTAAGGATGGAAAGAACTTCGAGGTACCTGTGTCAGAGGACAAGCGAATTGACATACCTGTTGATGAGAGAATAGAAGCGCTTCTTGATCAGCACTTTAATTCTCCAGCTAAAACAGATGAAGCAAAGGACGATAAGCTAGATGAGGAAAAAGACCTTCTGCAATTTATGGTCCGGTTTAGAGATCTCGAGTATATTATTTCGGCGAGTCACCGACTGCAACACTTAGAAAATTTAAGTAACAATCTTTACTTTTACGAGAAAAGCTACTATTTATATGTTGATTTCTCAAGTGAACATTATACAGATGAAGAAATTGACAATGTACTAAGTGTGTTACTCGAATATGGGGAAGAATCAGCCATCTCCATTCACCGTCTACAAGAATATGGTTCGGAAGTTGCCAAGGACGATGCGATGAAGGAAATGACGAAGCATTTTCCCCTTAAATAA
- a CDS encoding TerC family protein, protein MELELITSILIIIGIDIVLGGDNAIVIALACRNLPERHRNKAIIIGTLLAIVCRILLTICAVYLLAIPFLQFIGGVLLVYIAAQLILDQGNETIVEGRNSLGAAIKTIVIADIVMGIDNVMAVAGAAHGNFYLVIIGLVFSIPIIIWGSKIILVAMEKYPIIIYFGASILCYTAGKMIIFEPRVAVMLPEGDWQMFFPYVLILGMLVFTGLYKRQFLKIR, encoded by the coding sequence GTGGAGCTGGAACTGATAACTTCCATACTAATCATCATTGGCATTGATATTGTGCTCGGAGGAGATAATGCCATTGTGATAGCACTGGCATGTCGTAATCTTCCAGAGCGACACCGTAACAAAGCAATCATAATCGGGACACTTCTCGCGATTGTATGCAGAATCTTACTCACCATCTGTGCCGTCTACCTCTTGGCTATTCCGTTCCTTCAGTTTATCGGAGGGGTATTATTGGTTTATATAGCAGCACAATTAATCCTCGATCAAGGAAACGAAACGATTGTTGAGGGCAGGAACTCCCTTGGTGCTGCTATTAAAACAATTGTGATTGCCGATATTGTGATGGGAATAGACAATGTTATGGCTGTTGCAGGTGCTGCACATGGTAATTTTTATTTGGTAATCATTGGCCTGGTCTTTTCCATACCAATAATTATATGGGGGAGTAAAATTATATTAGTGGCAATGGAGAAATATCCTATAATTATCTATTTTGGAGCAAGCATTTTGTGTTATACGGCCGGAAAGATGATTATTTTTGAACCTAGGGTTGCTGTTATGCTTCCTGAGGGTGATTGGCAAATGTTTTTTCCGTATGTGTTGATATTGGGCATGTTGGTTTTTACTGGATTATATAAAAGACAGTTTTTAAAAATACGATAA
- a CDS encoding efflux RND transporter periplasmic adaptor subunit, with protein sequence MLKKYWLLPAMFVLLFSTACSQKEITSQNTESNKIPVTIAEVTEKNISNTIELVGLAVPETQVPLLTTSPLTVESVHVKIGDIVKKGDVIVSLDSEAANEQVTQAQSAVTELENALSKMKEMQEAAENQASLSDIPKLQDELNQSLEKSQALLDGVDTGAVTSLDLVQSTVDVMVKQAQLATAASQVQQMPTFNTMEIEAQLNQARQGLKQAQQMADATSITSPIDGIVSELNVVNDGIASPNVPIGTIIQLDNIAATFQVNSYQVSKLKAGQDATISFEGLADSFESKIETVSPTVNQQTNMFSVTIPVSNTELEIKGGMRATAFVAVDNLEAQTVVPMDAILYEEENPYVYVIEENKAVRQDVQTGFRDNEFMQILEGVSKGQKVAVNGKERLKDGAEITEQSE encoded by the coding sequence ATGTTGAAAAAATATTGGCTGCTTCCTGCCATGTTCGTACTCTTATTTTCAACCGCTTGCAGTCAAAAAGAGATTACAAGCCAGAATACAGAGTCCAATAAGATTCCTGTTACGATTGCTGAAGTTACGGAAAAAAACATCAGCAACACGATCGAATTGGTCGGACTGGCTGTACCGGAAACACAAGTACCACTCCTAACTACCTCCCCCCTTACCGTTGAATCTGTTCATGTAAAAATTGGAGATATAGTAAAAAAGGGCGATGTAATCGTTTCATTGGATTCTGAAGCTGCGAACGAACAAGTAACACAGGCTCAAAGCGCAGTAACAGAACTGGAAAATGCCCTTTCAAAAATGAAAGAAATGCAAGAGGCAGCTGAAAATCAGGCCTCTCTTTCTGATATACCCAAGTTGCAGGACGAATTAAACCAAAGTTTAGAAAAATCTCAGGCTCTTTTGGATGGCGTTGACACAGGGGCTGTTACATCGCTTGATTTGGTTCAAAGCACGGTCGATGTGATGGTCAAACAGGCGCAACTAGCGACAGCTGCGAGCCAAGTCCAACAAATGCCTACCTTCAACACCATGGAAATCGAAGCTCAGCTGAATCAGGCTAGACAAGGGCTTAAGCAAGCGCAGCAAATGGCAGATGCTACTTCGATTACAAGCCCAATTGATGGAATTGTTTCTGAATTAAATGTAGTCAACGATGGAATTGCTTCTCCTAATGTTCCAATTGGAACGATTATACAGTTAGACAATATAGCTGCAACTTTCCAAGTGAATAGTTATCAAGTAAGTAAATTGAAAGCAGGGCAAGATGCGACTATTTCCTTTGAGGGATTGGCAGATTCGTTTGAATCCAAAATAGAGACAGTCTCTCCCACAGTTAACCAGCAGACAAACATGTTTTCAGTCACCATTCCTGTCAGCAATACAGAATTAGAGATTAAAGGCGGAATGAGGGCCACTGCATTTGTAGCCGTTGATAACCTTGAAGCGCAAACTGTTGTGCCTATGGACGCTATTTTATATGAAGAGGAAAATCCTTATGTATATGTCATTGAAGAAAATAAAGCGGTAAGACAAGATGTTCAAACTGGTTTCCGTGACAATGAATTTATGCAGATCCTTGAAGGAGTTTCTAAAGGCCAGAAAGTAGCCGTAAACGGAAAAGAAAGATTAAAAGACGGTGCAGAAATAACCGAACAAAGTGAGTGA
- the cls gene encoding cardiolipin synthase codes for MKNTIRVIVFILVIGAMLFATQGLWEGWLLGSISIFFTISVVFIAFLISLENRHPTRTLTWLVVLGSFPVLGFFFYLIFGRNVRKRRLFQRKALLDKEVLEEVEGTREYTEQDMRLLDESKKGIFQLSQNIGRSPISFDTETVVLTNGNQTFTRILEEISKAKHHIHFEYYIVRDDEIGSQIKDLLIEKAKSGVQVRFLFDAVGSFQLGSKYIKELRAAGVEIVSFSPVRVPVFNNKINFRNHRKIIVVDGDVGFVGGLNIGDEYLGRDEYFGFWRDTHLYVRGEAVRTLQLIFLQDWYYATDESLLTPSYLTPALPNENGKKYGGVQMIAGGPDQEWEVIKSLYFSMITSARKSIWIASPYFVPDDDIFTALKVAALSGLDVRLLVPKRPDKRIVYYASRSYFPEMMEAGVKIFQYEKGFLHSKVVVVDEQVASIGTANMDMRSFHLNFEVNAFLYNTESVQTLVDDYEQDLHDAKPIAKEVFANRPFYQKVFESLARLASPLL; via the coding sequence TTGAAAAATACCATTCGGGTTATTGTATTTATACTAGTGATTGGTGCCATGTTGTTTGCAACCCAAGGCCTATGGGAAGGCTGGTTGCTAGGATCCATTTCTATATTTTTCACTATATCTGTCGTCTTTATAGCATTTTTAATATCTCTTGAAAATAGACACCCGACTAGAACACTCACCTGGTTGGTCGTCTTAGGAAGTTTTCCGGTACTTGGGTTTTTCTTTTATTTAATATTTGGACGAAATGTCAGGAAGCGTAGGCTATTTCAAAGGAAAGCGCTTCTTGACAAGGAAGTACTGGAAGAAGTGGAAGGAACGAGAGAGTACACAGAGCAAGATATGCGACTCTTGGACGAAAGTAAGAAAGGGATTTTTCAACTTTCTCAGAATATCGGAAGAAGTCCTATCTCCTTTGATACAGAAACGGTAGTGTTGACTAACGGAAATCAGACATTCACCAGGATACTTGAAGAAATCAGCAAAGCAAAACACCATATCCATTTTGAATATTATATTGTAAGAGATGACGAGATTGGTTCACAAATCAAAGATTTATTAATTGAAAAAGCTAAAAGCGGTGTACAGGTGCGTTTTCTGTTTGATGCAGTGGGAAGTTTTCAATTAGGCAGTAAATACATAAAGGAACTCCGAGCTGCAGGAGTGGAAATCGTTTCTTTCTCCCCTGTAAGGGTCCCTGTATTTAACAACAAGATTAACTTCCGTAATCACCGAAAAATCATTGTCGTGGATGGAGACGTAGGTTTTGTTGGTGGGTTGAATATCGGGGATGAGTACCTTGGGCGCGATGAGTATTTTGGGTTCTGGAGGGATACCCATCTTTACGTAAGAGGGGAAGCCGTCAGGACGCTTCAATTAATATTTCTCCAAGACTGGTATTATGCAACAGACGAATCTCTGCTTACCCCGAGCTATTTGACTCCGGCCTTACCAAATGAAAACGGGAAAAAATATGGCGGAGTCCAAATGATTGCAGGAGGCCCTGATCAGGAATGGGAGGTCATAAAAAGTTTATACTTTTCGATGATTACTTCTGCCCGTAAATCTATTTGGATTGCCTCCCCTTACTTTGTTCCTGATGACGATATTTTCACGGCACTGAAGGTGGCAGCGCTAAGTGGCCTGGATGTCCGGTTATTGGTGCCGAAGCGACCTGATAAACGGATCGTATACTATGCTTCTAGATCTTATTTTCCAGAAATGATGGAAGCAGGGGTGAAGATTTTTCAATACGAAAAAGGATTCCTTCACAGTAAAGTGGTGGTAGTCGATGAACAGGTTGCTTCCATTGGCACCGCAAACATGGACATGAGAAGTTTCCATTTGAATTTTGAAGTCAATGCATTTCTTTACAATACCGAAAGTGTGCAAACTCTTGTAGATGATTACGAGCAAGATCTGCATGATGCGAAACCAATTGCTAAAGAGGTATTTGCCAACCGACCTTTCTACCAGAAGGTGTTTGAATCATTAGCAAGGTTAGCCTCCCCACTACTGTAA
- the spxA gene encoding transcriptional regulator SpxA: protein MVTLYTSPSCTSCRKAKNWLEEHNIPYTERNIFSESLSIDEIKEILRMTEDGTDEIISTRSKIFQKLNINVEAMPLQELYSVIKEHPGLLRRPIIIDEKRLQVGYNEDEIRRFLPRKVRTFQLREAQRLVNS from the coding sequence ATGGTAACCCTATATACATCTCCAAGTTGTACTTCTTGTCGTAAAGCAAAAAATTGGTTAGAAGAACATAACATTCCATATACAGAAAGAAATATTTTCTCTGAATCCTTATCGATTGATGAGATTAAAGAGATCTTACGAATGACGGAAGACGGGACAGATGAGATCATCTCAACTAGATCTAAAATCTTCCAAAAACTGAATATAAATGTGGAAGCAATGCCACTTCAAGAATTATATTCCGTTATAAAAGAACACCCTGGTCTTTTAAGAAGACCTATCATCATAGACGAAAAACGACTACAAGTAGGGTACAACGAAGATGAGATTCGTCGATTCTTACCAAGAAAAGTAAGAACCTTCCAATTAAGAGAAGCACAACGATTAGTGAACAGCTAA
- a CDS encoding siderophore ABC transporter substrate-binding protein produces the protein MKKNLSILFLAFLLSLVAAACGTNNNATSGTETASAEEKTTGNTETMTIEHQLGKTDITKSPKNVIVFDFGILDSLDKLGVNVLGVPQANIPHYLSKYEDVKYENVGSLKEPDFEKIHSLEPELIIISGRQAEAYEELSKIAPTIFMGVDTTDYLPSYKENMTLLGEIFSKESEVAEELSQVEESIKALKTKANASGKNALIILANEGNISAYGPGSRFGIIHDEFGLTPVDNGIEVSTHGQNVSFEYILEKNPDYLFVIDRGAAVEGESSAQSLLDNDIIKQINASKDGNIVYLDPNYWYLSGGGLISVSEMVKEIETSLE, from the coding sequence ATGAAGAAGAACCTATCCATATTATTTTTAGCTTTCTTATTATCTTTAGTTGCCGCTGCGTGCGGTACAAATAATAATGCAACAAGTGGAACCGAAACTGCTTCAGCAGAAGAGAAAACTACCGGGAATACAGAAACGATGACTATTGAACATCAATTAGGAAAAACAGATATCACGAAATCGCCTAAAAATGTTATTGTGTTCGACTTTGGAATATTGGATTCCCTGGACAAATTGGGAGTGAATGTTTTAGGAGTTCCTCAAGCGAACATACCTCATTACTTATCAAAATATGAAGACGTAAAATATGAGAATGTGGGAAGTTTGAAGGAGCCGGATTTTGAGAAAATACATTCGCTTGAGCCAGAGTTAATCATCATTTCCGGCAGACAAGCGGAAGCATATGAGGAACTCTCCAAAATTGCTCCAACAATTTTTATGGGAGTAGATACAACTGATTACCTTCCTTCTTACAAAGAAAATATGACATTACTTGGAGAGATTTTCAGTAAAGAGTCCGAAGTTGCTGAGGAATTGTCTCAAGTGGAAGAATCTATTAAGGCATTAAAAACAAAAGCAAACGCTTCCGGAAAGAACGCATTAATTATTCTTGCAAATGAGGGTAATATTAGTGCTTATGGTCCTGGCTCCCGTTTTGGTATCATTCATGATGAGTTTGGACTAACACCTGTGGATAATGGGATAGAAGTATCGACGCATGGACAAAACGTTTCTTTTGAGTATATTCTTGAAAAGAACCCGGATTACTTGTTTGTCATTGACAGAGGGGCTGCAGTAGAAGGAGAATCAAGTGCCCAATCGTTATTAGATAACGATATCATCAAACAGATAAATGCGAGTAAAGATGGGAACATTGTGTATCTTGATCCTAACTACTGGTACTTGTCAGGTGGAGGCCTTATTTCTGTTTCGGAAATGGTCAAGGAAATCGAAACAAGCTTAGAATAA
- a CDS encoding ABC transporter ATP-binding protein: protein MVEVKNLTKSYGNKKVVDQVSTTVKKGSITSFIGPNGAGKSTLLSMMSRLIEMDSGEVYVDGENIIKQKSNILAKKLSILKQSNHMPIRLTIRELVSFGRFPHSQGNLTAEDWREVDAAIAYMQLEEMQHKFLDQLSGGQKQRAFIAMVIAQNTEYILLDEPLNNLDMKHSVQIMKVLRRLVDETGKTVIIVIHDINFASVYSDYIVALKDGKLVKQGKTEDIIREDILKEIYDIEIKVKEIDGKNISIYFS, encoded by the coding sequence ATGGTCGAAGTAAAAAACCTAACGAAAAGCTATGGAAACAAAAAAGTGGTGGATCAGGTAAGCACTACAGTGAAGAAGGGGAGCATCACTTCCTTTATAGGCCCTAACGGTGCAGGTAAAAGCACCTTGTTGTCCATGATGAGCAGGCTGATAGAAATGGATTCCGGTGAAGTTTACGTAGATGGAGAGAATATAATCAAACAAAAAAGCAATATCTTAGCAAAAAAGTTATCCATTCTAAAACAGTCTAACCATATGCCAATTCGTTTGACAATAAGGGAGCTTGTCAGTTTTGGAAGATTTCCTCATTCGCAAGGTAATTTGACTGCAGAAGATTGGAGAGAGGTAGATGCAGCAATTGCGTACATGCAACTGGAAGAAATGCAGCATAAATTTTTGGACCAGTTAAGCGGAGGGCAAAAGCAACGTGCATTCATTGCCATGGTAATTGCGCAGAACACAGAATATATCCTTTTGGATGAGCCGTTGAATAATCTGGATATGAAGCATTCTGTTCAGATAATGAAAGTATTGAGAAGGCTCGTTGATGAAACGGGGAAGACCGTCATTATCGTAATTCATGATATTAACTTCGCATCTGTTTACTCTGACTATATCGTAGCATTGAAGGATGGAAAATTAGTAAAGCAAGGTAAAACAGAAGACATCATTAGAGAAGACATTTTAAAGGAAATCTATGATATTGAAATTAAAGTAAAAGAAATAGACGGAAAAAATATTTCTATTTATTTTTCATAA
- a CDS encoding efflux RND transporter permease subunit yields the protein MKIAKLSVLRPIAMSMVIILMLILGAVSMRGMPVDLFPELTFPIVAVTTTYEGAGPEEIENLISSPLEDAMSTLPNVESVTSISRTGGSLVLVSFTWGTNMDFASLDMRERIDSVRDFLPSGANLPRVLRFNPSDLPIVQLAITDPSGEMTKAKQLAEQDIEPQLSSVDGIASISVEGGAENEVRITLDPNALSSFDVSIDQLQQIIAAENLNLPGGSLTDQNQNLPIRITGEYASIYDIQTLPIPTPKGVIQLDQLGEVKETLQPTTQLSYLNGEPAVGMSILKQSGSNTVTVANNIEEKLEEIRKNLPEGVEIKPIFDQSQFIEQSIRAVTTNMIAGSLLAALVLFFFLRNIRSTLIILFSIPVSIVATFIFMYFSGQTLNLLTLGGLALGIGMMVDNAIVILENIYRLRQKGYSMKDAAIEGTSEVGPAIIASTLTTVIVFLPIVFVDGLAAQLFKPLALVVSFSLLASLFTALIIVPLFSSLLLKVNTNTSRFEERFTGFTNWYRSILEKVLRNPKKTVTTIVILFLISLIGIPFIGKEFLPQQDQSFISMTVRLPDGSSLDATYDVMEEIDSRLSDIKDIDLAFVTVGGTDNFSVSAGTQTNRANYSILLTPVTERSRSDKLVGDEIRKKLENIPGADISLSSGDSGFSQNPVSLSITGPDLTTLKGMADETVELLTEIDGIREPSSNYTEGNPEIVVDIDRVKASQFGIGSAQIASAVSNATKGLVASRMARDGAELDIRLTIEDTYTASIQDLEKLLINTPTGENIPLQAVATVERGQGPSQINRTNRNREITVNADIVNRDLGSVIDDVEQTLKENIYIPNNQYKITIGGQDEQMNDAFFKLGGALALAVVLVYMVMAGQFESYFYPFIIMFSVPLTVIGIITGLLVTGQPLGVGSLVGMLILTGIVVNNAIVFVDYVNMMKRDGKTTWEAILIAGPTRLRPIFMTALTTILGLIPLTLGFGEGMEIQQPMAIVIVFGLSFATIITLVLIPVVYYLFDEFKEKRKLKKLEKLDA from the coding sequence ATGAAAATTGCGAAGCTTTCTGTATTACGTCCCATTGCAATGTCAATGGTGATCATACTTATGTTAATCCTTGGTGCCGTCAGCATGCGCGGTATGCCGGTGGACTTGTTTCCTGAATTAACTTTTCCTATTGTAGCGGTAACCACCACCTATGAGGGGGCTGGTCCTGAAGAGATCGAGAACTTGATATCTTCTCCACTTGAGGATGCAATGAGCACTTTGCCGAATGTGGAATCTGTTACCTCCATTTCGCGTACAGGAGGCTCACTTGTTCTCGTGTCTTTTACCTGGGGAACGAATATGGATTTCGCCTCCTTGGATATGAGGGAGCGGATTGATTCTGTTCGCGACTTCCTTCCTTCAGGTGCTAATCTGCCTAGGGTTCTCCGCTTCAATCCAAGTGACCTGCCAATTGTGCAACTTGCCATCACAGATCCATCTGGAGAAATGACCAAAGCGAAGCAGTTGGCGGAACAAGATATTGAGCCCCAATTAAGCAGTGTGGATGGAATTGCGTCCATTTCAGTGGAAGGCGGAGCAGAAAATGAAGTGAGGATAACGTTGGATCCGAATGCTCTTTCTTCCTTTGATGTATCTATTGATCAATTACAACAAATTATCGCTGCCGAAAACTTAAACCTCCCTGGTGGTTCACTAACAGATCAAAATCAAAATCTTCCAATAAGGATTACCGGAGAATATGCCTCCATTTATGACATCCAAACGCTTCCGATTCCTACTCCTAAAGGGGTCATCCAACTCGATCAGCTCGGTGAAGTAAAAGAAACCCTGCAACCGACAACGCAGCTAAGCTACTTGAATGGAGAACCTGCAGTAGGAATGTCGATATTGAAGCAGTCAGGAAGCAATACGGTTACTGTTGCAAACAATATTGAAGAAAAGTTAGAAGAAATCAGAAAAAATTTACCTGAAGGCGTCGAAATAAAGCCGATATTTGATCAAAGTCAATTTATCGAACAATCCATTCGCGCCGTGACCACCAACATGATTGCTGGTAGTTTATTGGCTGCACTAGTTCTGTTTTTCTTTTTACGAAACATACGCAGTACGCTTATCATTTTATTTTCTATACCTGTTTCCATCGTCGCAACCTTTATCTTCATGTACTTTAGCGGTCAAACGTTAAATCTTCTGACTCTAGGGGGACTCGCGCTTGGAATTGGGATGATGGTGGATAACGCCATTGTCATATTGGAAAATATATATCGTTTACGACAAAAAGGTTATTCCATGAAAGATGCGGCAATTGAAGGAACTAGTGAAGTTGGCCCTGCAATCATCGCTTCCACTTTGACCACCGTCATCGTTTTCTTACCAATCGTATTTGTGGACGGTTTGGCTGCACAATTATTTAAACCATTAGCACTTGTGGTTTCGTTCTCGTTGCTCGCCTCTTTGTTCACAGCATTAATCATTGTTCCGTTATTCTCATCTCTACTATTAAAAGTAAATACAAACACTTCTCGTTTTGAAGAGAGATTTACCGGATTCACCAATTGGTACCGTTCTATTTTGGAAAAGGTACTAAGGAATCCAAAGAAGACCGTAACCACTATCGTCATTTTGTTTCTGATTTCATTAATTGGTATCCCTTTTATCGGAAAAGAGTTTTTGCCTCAGCAGGATCAAAGTTTCATTTCCATGACCGTACGCTTACCTGACGGGAGCTCGCTTGATGCTACATATGATGTGATGGAAGAAATTGATTCGAGGTTGTCGGATATTAAGGATATTGACTTGGCATTTGTGACTGTCGGTGGAACAGACAACTTCTCGGTTTCAGCAGGTACTCAGACAAACCGGGCGAACTACAGCATTCTTTTGACACCTGTAACAGAACGGAGCCGCTCTGACAAACTTGTAGGAGACGAAATCAGGAAGAAGCTTGAGAATATCCCTGGTGCTGACATCTCCCTTTCTTCCGGGGACTCTGGTTTTTCTCAAAATCCTGTATCCCTAAGTATTACAGGACCTGACTTGACCACGCTGAAAGGTATGGCGGATGAGACAGTCGAGCTTCTTACTGAAATTGATGGGATCAGGGAACCTTCTTCTAACTATACAGAAGGTAATCCCGAGATTGTCGTAGATATTGACAGAGTCAAAGCAAGTCAGTTTGGAATTGGTAGTGCACAGATCGCTTCTGCCGTTTCAAATGCCACAAAAGGACTTGTTGCATCAAGAATGGCTCGTGACGGGGCTGAACTTGATATCCGATTAACGATTGAAGATACGTATACAGCTTCCATTCAAGATTTGGAAAAATTGCTGATCAATACACCTACTGGTGAAAACATCCCTCTTCAAGCAGTGGCAACTGTTGAACGAGGCCAAGGTCCAAGTCAGATTAATCGCACAAACAGAAACCGTGAGATTACGGTTAATGCTGATATTGTGAACCGGGATCTTGGAAGCGTCATTGATGATGTGGAACAAACATTGAAGGAAAACATCTACATTCCAAACAATCAATATAAAATAACGATTGGCGGACAGGATGAACAAATGAATGACGCCTTTTTCAAACTCGGAGGTGCCCTCGCCCTTGCCGTTGTTCTTGTCTATATGGTCATGGCAGGACAGTTTGAATCTTACTTCTATCCATTTATCATTATGTTCAGCGTACCGCTGACGGTTATTGGAATCATTACCGGCCTTCTCGTCACCGGACAACCGCTTGGTGTTGGTTCCCTCGTCGGAATGCTTATTTTGACCGGGATCGTCGTCAATAACGCCATCGTGTTTGTCGACTATGTAAATATGATGAAACGTGATGGTAAAACAACTTGGGAAGCTATTCTTATAGCAGGACCAACTCGTTTACGCCCAATCTTTATGACTGCTCTTACTACCATTCTCGGTTTGATTCCGTTAACCTTGGGCTTTGGAGAAGGGATGGAAATTCAGCAGCCGATGGCGATTGTTATCGTATTCGGTTTAAGTTTTGCAACCATTATTACGTTAGTTTTAATACCGGTTGTTTACTATCTGTTTGATGAATTTAAGGAAAAAAGAAAGCTTAAGAAGTTAGAAAAGCTAGATGCCTAA
- a CDS encoding SGNH/GDSL hydrolase family protein: MLNKWILVAMLIVSSFLIYPPATAESPGEITYIAIGDSLTAGLGSSEENYLRIHGFVPQFTKYLREKNNVDVENYGIPGLSSTGLLALLNADEALQNRLKTAGVISVSIGGNDFLQTIRSVPESEEESALNVRMEILKRTYQETYKLLRKLNPDATIILLGLYNPYPEGHELTDLGAKYAPLFNGFIEEYGDESNTLVIDPYEAFEGKALEWTHIAKDDIHPNDRGYTEITQLIRKAYEIRQE; the protein is encoded by the coding sequence ATGCTGAATAAATGGATTTTGGTTGCCATGCTGATTGTATCAAGTTTTCTTATCTATCCTCCCGCAACTGCTGAATCTCCTGGTGAAATTACTTATATCGCCATTGGAGATTCATTAACTGCAGGTCTTGGATCATCAGAAGAAAACTATTTACGCATTCACGGCTTTGTTCCTCAATTCACGAAATATTTACGTGAGAAAAACAATGTGGACGTAGAGAATTATGGGATTCCCGGTCTTTCTTCTACAGGCTTATTGGCATTGTTGAATGCGGATGAGGCCTTGCAAAACCGTTTGAAAACAGCTGGAGTGATCTCGGTTTCCATCGGTGGGAATGACTTCTTACAAACCATCCGTTCTGTACCTGAGAGTGAGGAAGAGTCAGCACTAAATGTTCGAATGGAGATTTTGAAGAGGACTTATCAGGAGACCTATAAGTTGTTACGTAAACTGAATCCTGATGCCACTATCATTCTTTTAGGACTCTATAATCCTTATCCTGAAGGTCATGAATTGACCGACCTTGGCGCTAAATATGCTCCTTTGTTTAATGGCTTTATTGAGGAGTACGGAGATGAATCCAACACACTGGTTATTGACCCCTATGAAGCGTTTGAGGGGAAAGCATTGGAGTGGACGCATATCGCGAAGGACGACATACATCCGAATGATAGAGGATATACAGAAATTACCCAGCTGATTAGAAAAGCATACGAAATCCGCCAAGAATAA